Within Streptomyces sp. NBC_00704, the genomic segment CGAGGTCGAGCCGGTCGGGCCCTTCTGGGAGGCCGAGCCCGAGCACCAGGACTACCTGGAGCGCTACCCCGACGGATACACCTGCCACTTCCCTCGCCCGGGATGGCGGCTGCCCACCCGCGCGCAGAGCTGATCCGCCGGAGCCGAGCCGCCCGCTCCGCCGCCGGGCGGGACGGTTCACCGCGAGCCCGTGCCCACTGACGACACCCGGTGACCGCAGGGTGGTGGGCTCCCGGCTCCCGGCCTGGTTCCCGGCCCGCGGGCGCCCTCGGGCGCCATGGGCGGCCGTCCGGCAGGACCGGAGCCGGAGCCCGGCCGTGCGCGGACGGATCCCGGCGCGGACTCAGGGACTCAGCACTCGCCGACGCCCGGCAGCCAGGCGGCCGGGTCGTCGATGAAGATGTTGGACACGTAGCCGCCGAGCGCCGGGACGAACGCCCAGGCGTCGTTGACATGCCCCGCGGTGCTGACGGTGTCGCCCCTGGTCTGGCAGGACACCGTCACCTGCGTCGGTCCCGGCAGCACGGCCACGACGGGAGCGTCGAGACGCGGCGCCGCCCGCACGTTGACGCCGGTGCCCCAGGTGACGAAGGCGCCCGGCACCAGGTCGGGCACGACCGGCACGTCGGGCACGTCGGGCGCGTCGACCAGGATGGGCAGGCTCCAGGCCTGGGCCTCGTCGCAGCGCGGGTCGGCCACCACGGACAGGTGGAAGTGCGCCTCGTGGGGGTTGGGACCCGTGTACGGCCCCCACTGCCAGGTGCCGCTGGTGGCGATCCGCCGGTTGGCGATGACGTACTTGATCCGAGGATCGCGGCTGCCGAGCAACTGGTCGGCGACCGTCTGGATGTCGAGCCCGTGCGACGGATCGTGGGTGAAGTCCCGCGCGGTGACGATCCCCGGCCCGTACCAGGGGTTGTGGTCGCTGTCGCGCGTCTGGTGGGCCGCGTCGCCGATGGCGCCGTCGGCCGCGCGGCTGCGCTCCGGGAAACGCGCGTCGATCTGGTGCCGCAGCGTCTCCAGACTGTTCGCGACTCGCCAGGTCATCGCTGCCTCCTAGTCGATCCGGACCGGGGGGCCCGGGAATCCGTGGGACGGGCTGAGACGGAGGGGAACCGTCCTTCCTCGGGGCTGTCCTCTCGGAGGGACAGCGGCGACCGATGCCGGCGCCCGCCTCCACCGACGTTAGGGATGCGCCGTCAGCGCCGCGTCACCGTGCCGTCATCGGCCGTCAGCGTCGCGTCGTCGGCCGTCAGCGGCCATCCGTCCGGCGCGCCCGGCGCGCCGGGCGGTGGCGTTCGCGTATGGGCGGGGAGCCGCCCAGGGGCGGGGGAGTGGGGAGTTGCACGGCGGGTGTGCCCGTCGGAGACTGGTGCGGGCAGGGTCTCTCGGAGGCTGCGGATCCTGCGAAGCCGAGCGCGTCGGGCCGCGCCACGCCGGACGGCGCCCCGCGCTCCCCCCACTCTCGCCGCCACGCGGAAGACGCCACCATGCACCAGAGCATTCGCGACTACTGGATCAGCTTCAACGACCCGCTCGAGGGGCGCGTCCACTTCATGTACCAGGACACCAAGGGGTACGTGAGCACCGGCATCGGCAACAAGATCGACGAGACGCGAAGGGACAACTCCGCCCCCACCGCGGAGGAACGGGCCGCCTCGCTCGCCTCCGCGGGCCGGCTGCGCTGGCTGGTCAACGGCACGGACACCGAGGCCGGCCCCGACGAGATCGCCGCCGAATGGGACACCGTGAAGTCGCATCTGGAGCTGGCGGCCTCCGGACACCTCGCCTTCCAACCGCCCCTGACGAGCCTTCATGTCGAGGACGAGGAGATCGACCGGCACGTCTTCGAGAAACTGGACGAGATGGAGGCCGTGCTGACGTCGCGCCCGGAGTTCGCCGACTTCGGCTCGTGGCCGGCCAACGCGCAGCTCGCCACCCTGAGCATGTGCTGGGCACTCGGCCCGGCATTCCACTTCCCCAAGTTCCAGGGGCACGTTGCCGAGCGCAACTGGGTCGGCGCCGCCGACGAAAGCCACTTCACCCCGGACGTCGGCACGATCGTCATCCGCAACAAGCTCGACCGCGCGCACTTCCTGCTGGCCGACACGGTGGAGACCCAGGGGCTGCCCGTCGAGCAGCTCGCCCTGAGCCTCTCCGACGTCTTCGGCGTCCAGGGCGCGCTTCTCGCGCTGGGGTTCAGGCCCCTGAGCCAGGACGGCTTCGACGGTCCCCGCACCCAGGGCAAGGTGAGGGAGTTCCAGTCGGCGAACGGCCTCGCCGAGACGGGCGCCTTCGACGACCCGGACACGGTCGGCAGCCTGGCCGGCCGGCTCGCGGGCCTCGGATTCATCGTCGTCTGATCCCGGCGACGCGACGACGATGTCGCCGGCCTCGCGTCGTGCGGCGGACCCGCGGACCCGCGGACCGGCTGACCGGAGTCGCCGTCGAGCGCCTTCGAGCGTCGTGCGTCGGCGCTCGACGACGACCGCGCTCACGGGCGGGCGTAGGGCCGGGTGATGACCTCCATGTTGTGGCCGGAGGGATCGGCGAAGTAGGCGCCGCGGCCGCCGAACAGCCGGTTGATCCGGCCCGGTTCGGTGTGGCCGGGATCCGCGTGGTAGGTGACTCCGACCGCTTCCAGCCGCGCGATCACGGCGTCGAACCGCTCGTCGGGGACCAGGAAGGCGTAGTGCTGCGACTGGATCGGCTCGTCGCGCTTCTCGTAGTAGTCGAGCGTGACGCCGTTGCCGAGGTCGACGGGCAGGAACGGCCCGAAGGGGGCTCCGACTTCGAGGCCCAGGACAACGGCGATGAACTCGGCGGACAGCCGCCGGTCGCGGGCGTACACGGCGGTGTGGTTCAACTGGACGGCGACGGACGGCGTGGCGTGGGGCTGGGCTTGGGCGTGTGGCATCGGTGGGGTGTCTCCGGTCGTGGATTTGCTGGACGGGGCGCCGCGCACGGG encodes:
- a CDS encoding SH3 domain-containing protein, whose product is MTWRVANSLETLRHQIDARFPERSRAADGAIGDAAHQTRDSDHNPWYGPGIVTARDFTHDPSHGLDIQTVADQLLGSRDPRIKYVIANRRIATSGTWQWGPYTGPNPHEAHFHLSVVADPRCDEAQAWSLPILVDAPDVPDVPVVPDLVPGAFVTWGTGVNVRAAPRLDAPVVAVLPGPTQVTVSCQTRGDTVSTAGHVNDAWAFVPALGGYVSNIFIDDPAAWLPGVGEC
- a CDS encoding peptidoglycan-binding domain-containing protein, with product MHQSIRDYWISFNDPLEGRVHFMYQDTKGYVSTGIGNKIDETRRDNSAPTAEERAASLASAGRLRWLVNGTDTEAGPDEIAAEWDTVKSHLELAASGHLAFQPPLTSLHVEDEEIDRHVFEKLDEMEAVLTSRPEFADFGSWPANAQLATLSMCWALGPAFHFPKFQGHVAERNWVGAADESHFTPDVGTIVIRNKLDRAHFLLADTVETQGLPVEQLALSLSDVFGVQGALLALGFRPLSQDGFDGPRTQGKVREFQSANGLAETGAFDDPDTVGSLAGRLAGLGFIVV
- a CDS encoding VOC family protein, with the protein product MPHAQAQPHATPSVAVQLNHTAVYARDRRLSAEFIAVVLGLEVGAPFGPFLPVDLGNGVTLDYYEKRDEPIQSQHYAFLVPDERFDAVIARLEAVGVTYHADPGHTEPGRINRLFGGRGAYFADPSGHNMEVITRPYARP